A DNA window from Helianthus annuus cultivar XRQ/B chromosome 15, HanXRQr2.0-SUNRISE, whole genome shotgun sequence contains the following coding sequences:
- the LOC110914032 gene encoding putative two-component response regulator ARR13, with translation MSPDEDDLFWVKPGDVKSFGEDQEMKSSSKSSSTRRRVEKKTKVRWTKDLHKKFLEAVGKLGIDKAVPKKIVELMKVDGLTRDHVASHLQKYRILSKKITNASLNNRVQTASKPSLLESSMTNDASWSQSSLMLNQEQMNQPSCGMHPISPLILDTSSSYFLTLDASKFNTTKNGYFTQAMTNNLNLEKQRNFVDDTTNSSVVNLVTSSNTGFVQYPETGFFHDYGGCSTEVQTYNNFEKGSSGGVPYSSNPPFVQNPNIFEISNYSSKKESVEIGSLYGASSNINLENGFSEDDMILSEDDMANLLSFADDYNLTASHDLSKQHLMDEQFVEPVWSPTLLQTIRQFKA, from the exons ATGTCACCCGATGAAGATGACCTTTTCTGGGTGAAACCTGGTGATGTCAAATCTTTTGGCGAAGATCAAGAAATGAAGTCGAGTTCCAAGAGTTCATCGACAAGGAGGCGTGTAGAAAAGAAAACTAAGGTTAGATGGACAAAAGATTTGCATAAGAAGTTCTTGGAAGCCGTTGGAAAGCTTGGAATTGATA AAGCCGTCCCCAAGAAAATCGTAGAACTGATGAAGGTGGACGGTTTAACAAGAGATCACGTAGCCAGTCATTTGCAGAAATATCGTATCTTATCGAAGAAAATAACTAATGCAAGTTTAAACAATCGTGTTCAAACTGCTTCAAAACCAAGCTTGTTAGAGAGCTCAATGACTAATGACGCCTCTTGGAGCCAATCTTCATTGATGCTTAATCAAGAACAAATGAATCAGCCATCTTGTGGAATGCATCCTATTAGTCCTCTTATTTTAGACACTTCAAGCTCCTATTTTCTTACTCTTGATGCTTCTAAATTCAACACTACAAAAAATg GTTATTTCACGCAAGCGATGACCAACAATCTTAATCTTGAGAAACAAAGGAACTTTGTCGATGATACTACTAATTCGAGTGTAGTGAACTTGGTGACTTCTAGTAATACTGGATTTGTGCAGTATCCTGAAACAGGCTTCTTCCATGATTATGGTGGTTGTTCAACAGAAGTACAAACATATAATAATTTTGAAAAGGGTTCATCAGGTGGTGTGCCATATTCTAGCAATCCACCTTTTGTGCAGAACCCTAATATCTTCGAAATTAGCAACTATTCTAGTAAGAAAGAATCTGTTGAAATTGGTTCCTTGTATGGTGCTAGCTCAAACATTAATCTTGAAAATGGGTTTTCAGAAGATGATATGATATTGAGTGAAGATGATATGGCTAATCTTTTATCATTTGCTGATGATTATAATCTAACAGCTTCTCATGATCTATCGAAACAG CACTTGATGGATGAGCAATTCGTGGAGCCCGTTTGGAGTCCTACCCTGTTGCAGACGATACGACAGTTCAAGGCCTAA
- the LOC110914033 gene encoding uncharacterized protein LOC110914033: MEKALARYGVTHRLSTAYHPQTSGQVENANRGVKRILEKTVGKSRKDWSEKLDDALWAFRTAYKTPLGTTPFMIVYGKACHLPVELEHRALWALKTVNLDLTEAARRRFFQIHELEALRDAAYERSWSIKEKSKALHDRRLRGLKEFKVGDKVLLFNSRLKLIAGKLKSRWNGPYVVKQVFPYGTVELYDEVDKGVWKVNGHRLKHYLGGPIDATEEEEIPLEDPSTFAEQ, encoded by the coding sequence ATGGAAAAGGCACTTGCGCGTTACGGTGTCACTCATCGTCTTTCCACCGCGTATCACCCGCAAACTAGTGGCCAAGTAGAGAATGCAAACCGAGGGGTGAAGAGAATCCTTGAGAAAACGGTAGGAAAAAGTAGGAAGGATTGGTCGGAAAAGCTCGACGACGCTTTGTGGGCATTCCGCACCGCCTATAAGACACCGTTAGGCACCACACCCTTTATGATCGTATATGGCAAAGCTTGCCATCTCCCGGTTGAATTAGAACATAGGGCGTTGTGGGCGTTGAAAACCGTAAACCTTGACCTTACCGAAGCCGCAAGGAGGAGGTTCTTCCAAATTCACGAGTTGGAAGCTTTGAGGGATGCCGCATATGAAAGATCTTGGAGCATCAAGGAAAAATCAAAGGCATTGCATGATCGAAGGTTGCGAGGTTTGAAGGAGTTTAAGGTAGGTGATAAGGTACTCTTGTTCAACTCTCGTTTGAAATTGATAGCAGGTAAACTGAAATCGAGGTGGAATGGACCGTACGTGGTGAAACAAGTGTTTCCGTACGGCACGGTTGAGCTTTACGATGAAGTCGATAAGGGAGTTTGGAAGGTGAATGGCCACCGCCTGAAACATTACTTGGGAGGTCCAATTGATGCTACCGAAGAGGAAGAAATTCCTCTagaggacccatccaccttcgcCGAACAATAA